In the Streptomyces formicae genome, one interval contains:
- a CDS encoding purine-cytosine permease family protein, with protein MAAEDLVERRSIDVVPDDERHGTAFSQFTLWLGANLQITAVVTGALAVVFGGDVVWSLVGLVVGNLLGGAVMALHSAQGPKLGLPQMIQSRAQFGVKGAVVPLLLVILMYVGFFASGSVLAGQATAELTHTNDTTGIVLFAVVTAVMAAVGYRVIHVLGRVASVICALAFVYLGIRLLDRVDLSALLHDAHFDLPMFLLAVSLSASWQLAFGPYVADYSRYLPRTTSAKATFWWTLSGSALGSQWSMTFGVLVAASAGDAFLANQVGYVVGLGGTGLIASFLYFVIALGKLTINVLNTYGGFMSMVTSISGFRGQKVIGPRGRAAYIAVIMVAGTAVALLGKDSFLSSFKDFLLFLLTFFTPWSAINLVDYYLISRERYDIPALFDPRGRYGAWRWDALLVYGVGLLAQLPFLVTHFYTGPLVDPLGGADVSWIVGLVVPAVLYWALARRDPRAPGAEPRPERGVSPTATEAAAP; from the coding sequence ATGGCAGCAGAAGATCTCGTGGAGCGGCGCTCCATCGACGTCGTCCCCGACGACGAACGGCACGGCACGGCGTTCAGCCAGTTCACGCTCTGGCTCGGCGCCAACCTCCAGATCACCGCGGTCGTCACGGGCGCGCTCGCCGTCGTCTTCGGCGGCGACGTGGTCTGGTCGCTCGTCGGTCTGGTGGTCGGCAACCTGCTCGGCGGCGCGGTGATGGCCCTGCACTCGGCGCAGGGCCCGAAGCTGGGTCTTCCCCAGATGATTCAGTCACGCGCCCAGTTCGGCGTGAAGGGCGCGGTCGTCCCGCTGCTGCTCGTGATCCTCATGTACGTGGGGTTCTTCGCGAGCGGCAGCGTGCTCGCGGGACAGGCCACGGCCGAGCTCACGCACACGAACGACACCACAGGCATCGTGCTCTTCGCCGTCGTCACGGCGGTCATGGCGGCGGTCGGCTACCGCGTCATCCACGTCCTCGGCCGGGTCGCGAGCGTGATCTGCGCGCTCGCGTTCGTCTACCTCGGCATCCGCCTCCTGGACCGCGTGGACCTCTCCGCGCTCCTGCACGACGCCCACTTCGACCTGCCGATGTTCCTGCTCGCCGTCTCGCTCTCGGCGTCCTGGCAGCTCGCCTTCGGCCCCTACGTCGCGGACTACTCGCGCTATCTGCCGCGTACGACGTCGGCGAAGGCCACCTTCTGGTGGACCCTGTCGGGCTCGGCGCTCGGCTCGCAGTGGTCGATGACGTTCGGCGTCCTGGTGGCCGCGAGCGCGGGGGACGCCTTCCTCGCCAACCAGGTCGGCTACGTCGTCGGCCTCGGCGGCACCGGTCTGATCGCCTCCTTCCTGTACTTCGTGATCGCGCTCGGCAAGCTGACCATCAACGTGCTCAACACCTACGGCGGCTTCATGTCGATGGTCACGAGCATCAGCGGCTTCCGCGGCCAGAAGGTCATCGGGCCGCGCGGACGGGCCGCCTACATCGCGGTGATCATGGTGGCGGGCACGGCCGTCGCGCTGCTCGGCAAGGACAGCTTCCTGTCGTCCTTCAAGGACTTCCTGCTGTTCCTGCTGACCTTCTTCACGCCCTGGTCGGCGATCAACCTGGTCGACTACTACCTGATCTCGCGCGAGCGGTACGACATCCCCGCCCTCTTCGACCCGCGCGGCCGCTACGGCGCCTGGCGCTGGGACGCGCTCCTCGTCTACGGCGTGGGCCTCCTCGCCCAGCTGCCGTTCCTCGTCACGCACTTCTACACGGGCCCGCTGGTCGACCCCCTGGGCGGCGCCGACGTCTCGTGGATCGTGGGGCTCGTGGTGCCCGCGGTGCTCTACTGGGCACTGGCCCGGCGCGACCCGCGCGCCCCTGGGGCTGAGCCCCGGCCGGAAAGGGGGGTTAGCCCCACCGCCACGGAGGCCGCCGCGCCGTAA
- a CDS encoding SDR family oxidoreductase, producing the protein MSYEKLQGRTAVVTGAASGIGEATARLLAAGGAAVVLVARRAERLAELAAKIEADGGRALAVAADVTDQASVDAAVERVHAAYGTVDLVVNSAGVMLPNPVTDGRTDEWQRMLDTNVAGALRIVRAFAQDLIEAAGEGRTADLVNISSIGAHIAFPHYAVYGATKAALTYLSESLRTEFGPRDVRVTNIEPGFTDTELRGHVDNAELSGLLEGMFDEVGSLASEDVADLIAYAASRPRHVNLRQLIVLPTRQV; encoded by the coding sequence ATGTCGTACGAGAAGCTGCAGGGCCGCACCGCCGTCGTCACCGGGGCCGCGAGCGGCATCGGCGAGGCCACCGCACGGCTGCTCGCCGCCGGGGGCGCCGCGGTCGTCCTGGTCGCCCGGCGCGCCGAGCGCCTCGCGGAGCTGGCCGCCAAGATCGAGGCGGACGGCGGCAGGGCGCTCGCCGTCGCCGCCGACGTCACCGACCAGGCGTCGGTGGACGCCGCCGTGGAGCGGGTGCACGCCGCGTACGGAACGGTGGACCTGGTGGTGAACTCGGCGGGCGTGATGCTGCCGAACCCGGTCACGGACGGGCGCACCGACGAGTGGCAGCGGATGCTGGACACCAACGTGGCGGGCGCGCTGCGGATCGTGCGCGCCTTCGCGCAGGACCTGATCGAGGCGGCGGGGGAGGGGCGTACCGCGGACCTGGTGAACATCTCGTCCATCGGCGCGCACATCGCGTTCCCGCACTACGCGGTGTACGGCGCGACGAAGGCCGCGCTGACCTACCTGTCGGAGTCGCTGCGCACCGAGTTCGGGCCGCGCGACGTGCGCGTCACCAACATCGAGCCGGGCTTCACGGACACCGAGCTGCGCGGGCACGTCGACAACGCGGAGCTCTCGGGGCTGCTGGAGGGCATGTTCGACGAGGTGGGCTCGCTGGCCTCGGAGGACGTCGCGGACCTCATCGCGTACGCGGCGAGCCGTCCCCGGCACGTCAACCTGCGCCAGCTGATCGTGCTGCCCACGCGTCAGGTGTGA
- a CDS encoding helix-turn-helix transcriptional regulator, producing MDGDIGDFLRSRRARIQPDEVGLASHGRRRVPGLRREEVAQLAGVSVDYYIRLEQGRGPSVSDAVLDSLARVLRLDETEHTYLRTVARPRPRKERPAAARVRPGLRLLLDSIERSPALIFGRRMDVLAWNSLGDALNGWSALPPAERNIPRQVFLEGPARDCYPEWEAVASETVAHLRLDAARRPGDARLASLVGELSVKSETFRRLWADHQVKEKTHGTKHIHHPVVGELILPYETLTLPGDPDQILVVYTAEPGTDSADRLALLASWALSAT from the coding sequence ATGGACGGGGACATCGGAGACTTCCTGCGCTCACGGCGCGCTCGCATACAGCCCGACGAGGTCGGGCTCGCCTCGCACGGCCGCCGCCGCGTACCGGGCCTGCGCCGGGAGGAGGTCGCGCAACTGGCGGGCGTGAGCGTGGACTACTACATCCGGCTCGAACAGGGCAGGGGCCCCTCGGTCTCCGACGCCGTGCTCGACTCCCTCGCCCGCGTGCTGCGCCTGGACGAGACCGAGCACACCTACCTGCGTACGGTGGCCAGGCCGCGCCCCCGCAAGGAGCGGCCCGCCGCCGCACGGGTCCGCCCCGGCCTGCGGCTGCTCCTCGACTCCATCGAGCGCTCCCCCGCCCTCATCTTCGGCCGCCGCATGGACGTCCTCGCCTGGAACTCCCTGGGCGACGCCCTCAACGGCTGGTCCGCGCTGCCGCCCGCCGAGCGCAACATCCCCCGCCAGGTCTTCCTCGAAGGCCCCGCGCGTGACTGCTATCCCGAGTGGGAGGCGGTGGCCTCGGAGACGGTCGCCCATCTGCGCCTGGACGCGGCCCGCCGGCCCGGCGACGCCCGACTCGCCTCACTGGTGGGCGAGTTGTCGGTCAAGAGCGAGACCTTCCGCCGCTTGTGGGCCGACCACCAGGTCAAGGAGAAGACCCACGGCACGAAGCACATCCACCACCCGGTGGTGGGCGAGCTGATCCTCCCCTACGAAACCCTGACCCTCCCCGGCGACCCCGACCAGATCCTGGTGGTCTACACGGCGGAACCGGGCACGGATTCGGCGGACCGCTTGGCGCTGCTGGCCAGTTGGGCGCTGAGCGCCACATAG
- a CDS encoding cystathionine beta-synthase: MQFHDSMISLVGNTPLVRLNNVTAGIQATVLAKVEYFNPGGSVKDRIALRMIEAAEQSGELKPGGTIVEPTSGNTGVGLAIVAQQKGYKCIFVCPDKVSLDKINVLRAYGADVVVCPTAVDPEHPDSYYNVSDRLVRETPGAWKPDQYSNPNNPLSHYHSTGPELWEQTEGKITHFVAGIGTGGTISGTGGYLKEISKGAVTVVGADPEGSVYSGGSGRPYLVEGVGEDFWPTAYDRNVTDEIVAVSDKDSFQMTRRLAKEEGLLVGGSCGMAVVAALRVAERLGPDDVVVVLLPDSGRGYMSKIFSDEWMNDYGFLEQAGDLPKVGDVLRRKEGGELPSLVHMHPEETVGEAIEVLREYGVSQMPIVKPGAGHPDVMAAEVIGSVVERELLDALFAQRASLSDPLEKHMSDPLPQVGSGEPVADLMAVLGRADAAIVLVEGKPTGVVSRQDLLAFLAEQQGQ, translated from the coding sequence GTGCAATTCCACGACTCGATGATCAGTCTCGTCGGCAACACCCCGCTGGTGAGGCTCAACAACGTGACCGCGGGCATCCAGGCGACCGTCCTGGCCAAGGTCGAGTACTTCAACCCCGGCGGATCCGTGAAGGACCGCATCGCGCTGCGCATGATCGAGGCGGCCGAGCAGAGCGGGGAACTGAAGCCCGGCGGCACCATCGTCGAGCCCACCTCAGGGAACACCGGGGTCGGCCTCGCCATCGTGGCCCAGCAGAAGGGCTACAAGTGCATCTTCGTCTGCCCCGACAAGGTGTCCCTCGACAAGATCAACGTGCTGCGCGCGTACGGCGCCGACGTAGTGGTCTGCCCCACGGCCGTCGATCCCGAGCACCCGGATTCGTACTACAACGTCTCCGACCGGCTCGTACGCGAGACGCCCGGCGCCTGGAAGCCCGACCAGTACAGCAACCCGAACAACCCGCTCTCGCACTACCACTCCACGGGCCCCGAGCTCTGGGAGCAGACCGAGGGGAAGATCACCCACTTCGTGGCGGGCATCGGGACCGGCGGCACCATCTCCGGTACGGGCGGCTACCTGAAGGAGATCTCCAAGGGCGCGGTCACCGTCGTCGGTGCCGACCCCGAGGGTTCCGTGTACTCCGGCGGCTCCGGGCGTCCGTACCTCGTCGAGGGCGTCGGTGAGGACTTCTGGCCGACGGCGTACGACCGCAACGTGACCGACGAGATCGTCGCGGTGTCCGACAAGGACTCCTTCCAGATGACGCGGCGCCTGGCCAAGGAGGAGGGGCTGCTCGTCGGCGGTTCCTGCGGCATGGCCGTGGTGGCGGCGCTGCGGGTCGCGGAGCGCCTCGGCCCCGACGACGTCGTGGTCGTGCTGCTCCCGGACAGCGGGCGCGGCTACATGAGCAAGATCTTCAGCGACGAGTGGATGAACGACTACGGCTTCCTTGAGCAGGCCGGGGACCTGCCGAAGGTCGGCGACGTGCTGCGCCGCAAGGAGGGCGGCGAGCTGCCCTCGCTGGTCCACATGCACCCCGAGGAGACGGTCGGCGAGGCCATCGAGGTCCTGCGCGAGTACGGCGTCTCGCAGATGCCCATCGTGAAGCCGGGCGCGGGACACCCCGACGTGATGGCCGCCGAGGTCATCGGCTCGGTCGTGGAGCGCGAGCTGCTCGACGCGCTGTTCGCGCAGCGCGCCTCGCTCTCCGACCCGCTGGAGAAGCACATGTCGGACCCGCTGCCGCAGGTCGGCTCCGGTGAGCCGGTGGCCGACCTGATGGCGGTGCTCGGCCGTGCCGACGCGGCGATCGTCCTCGTCGAGGGCAAGCCGACCGGTGTCGTCAGCCGCCAGGACCTGCTCGCCTTCCTCGCGGAGCAGCAGGGGCAGTGA
- a CDS encoding SGNH/GDSL hydrolase family protein, producing MSRARVARRIAAGAAYGGGGIGLLGAATVGVVLAEVQLAKRSVGGGAHGDPPRADGRYGRAFADRSASCEPVRFAMLGDSTAAGQGVHRARQTPAALLASGLAAVAERPVDLRNVALPGAQSDDLDRQVTLILSDPSWVPDVCVVMIGANDVTHRMPPTRSVRHLSAAVRRLRTAGAEVVVGTCPDLGTVENVYQPLRWLARRVSRQLAAAQTIGAVEQGGRTVSLGDLLGPEFYANPRELFGPDNYHPSAEGYATAAMAVLPTLCAALGLWPEEERPDVSRREGFLPVARAAAQAASEGGTEVTAAMPAGPRGPWALLKRRRRRRIQTPEASPLPH from the coding sequence ATGTCGAGGGCGAGGGTGGCACGGCGGATCGCCGCGGGCGCGGCGTACGGCGGCGGCGGCATCGGGCTGCTCGGGGCCGCCACGGTGGGCGTGGTGCTCGCCGAGGTGCAGTTGGCGAAGCGGTCCGTGGGCGGCGGGGCGCACGGGGACCCGCCACGGGCCGACGGGCGCTACGGCAGGGCGTTCGCCGACCGCTCCGCCTCCTGCGAACCGGTGCGGTTCGCGATGCTCGGGGACTCCACGGCCGCGGGCCAGGGCGTGCACCGGGCCAGACAGACCCCGGCGGCGCTGCTCGCCTCCGGGCTCGCCGCGGTCGCCGAGCGCCCCGTCGACCTGCGCAACGTGGCGCTGCCCGGCGCCCAGTCGGACGACCTGGACCGCCAGGTCACGCTGATCCTCTCGGACCCCTCCTGGGTGCCCGACGTCTGCGTCGTCATGATCGGCGCGAACGACGTCACGCACCGGATGCCGCCGACCCGCTCGGTGCGCCACCTCTCCGCGGCGGTGCGCAGGCTGCGGACAGCGGGGGCGGAGGTGGTCGTGGGGACCTGCCCCGACCTCGGCACCGTCGAGAACGTCTACCAGCCGCTGCGGTGGCTGGCCCGCCGGGTCTCGCGGCAGCTGGCCGCGGCGCAGACGATCGGCGCGGTCGAGCAGGGCGGGCGGACGGTGTCGCTCGGGGACCTGCTCGGCCCCGAGTTCTACGCGAACCCCCGGGAGCTGTTCGGTCCCGACAACTACCACCCCTCGGCCGAGGGGTACGCGACCGCGGCGATGGCCGTGCTGCCGACCCTCTGCGCGGCGCTCGGGCTCTGGCCCGAGGAGGAGCGTCCCGACGTCTCGCGCCGCGAGGGGTTCCTGCCGGTGGCGCGTGCGGCGGCGCAGGCGGCTTCCGAGGGCGGTACGGAGGTCACCGCGGCGATGCCGGCGGGCCCCCGGGGGCCGTGGGCACTCCTCAAGCGCCGTCGCCGGCGCCGCATCCAGACGCCGGAGGCGTCGCCGTTGCCCCACTGA
- a CDS encoding acetyl-CoA C-acetyltransferase, with translation MPEAVIVSAARTPIGRAFKGSLKDLRPDDLTATIIEAALAKVPELDPKDIDDLMLGCGLPGGEQGHNLGRIVAVQMGMDHLPGCTITRYCSSSLQTSRMALHAIKAGEGDVFISAGVEMVSRSVNGSSDILEARNPLFDDAQARTKAVSESTGSDWHDPREDGLIPDAYIAMGQTAENLARAKGVTRQDMDEFGVRSQNLAEEAIKNGFWEREITPVTTPDGTVVSKDDGPRAGVTLEGVGGLKPVFRPDGLVTAGNCCPLNDGAAALVIMSDTKARELGLTPLARIVSTGVTGLSPEIMGLGPVEASKQALSRAGLTVDDIDLFEINEAFAAQVIPSYRDLEIPLDKLNVNGGAIAVGHPFGMTGARITGTLINSLQFHDKQFGLETMCVGGGQGMAMVIERLS, from the coding sequence ATGCCCGAAGCCGTGATCGTCTCCGCCGCCCGCACCCCGATCGGCCGCGCCTTCAAGGGGTCGCTGAAGGACCTGCGCCCGGACGACCTGACCGCCACCATCATCGAGGCCGCCCTCGCCAAGGTGCCGGAGCTCGATCCCAAGGACATCGACGACCTGATGCTCGGCTGCGGCCTGCCCGGCGGCGAGCAGGGCCACAACCTGGGCCGCATCGTGGCCGTGCAGATGGGAATGGACCACCTTCCCGGCTGTACGATCACGCGCTACTGCTCCTCGTCCCTGCAGACGAGCCGCATGGCCCTGCACGCCATCAAGGCGGGCGAGGGCGACGTGTTCATCTCGGCGGGCGTCGAGATGGTCTCGCGCAGCGTGAACGGCTCGTCCGACATCCTGGAGGCCCGCAACCCGCTCTTCGACGACGCCCAGGCCCGCACCAAGGCCGTCTCCGAGTCCACGGGCTCCGACTGGCACGACCCGCGCGAGGACGGCCTGATCCCGGACGCGTACATCGCGATGGGGCAGACCGCGGAGAACCTGGCCCGCGCCAAGGGCGTCACCCGTCAGGACATGGACGAGTTCGGGGTCAGGTCCCAGAACCTCGCCGAGGAAGCCATCAAGAACGGCTTCTGGGAGCGCGAGATCACCCCGGTGACCACCCCCGACGGCACCGTCGTCAGCAAGGACGACGGCCCGCGCGCGGGCGTCACCCTCGAAGGCGTCGGCGGCCTCAAGCCCGTCTTCCGCCCCGACGGCCTGGTCACCGCGGGCAACTGCTGCCCGCTCAACGACGGCGCCGCCGCTCTCGTGATCATGAGCGACACCAAGGCCCGCGAGCTCGGCCTGACCCCGCTCGCCCGCATCGTCTCCACGGGCGTCACCGGCCTCTCCCCCGAGATCATGGGCCTCGGCCCGGTGGAGGCCAGCAAGCAGGCCCTCTCCCGTGCCGGGCTCACCGTCGACGACATCGACCTCTTCGAGATCAACGAGGCCTTCGCCGCCCAGGTGATCCCCTCGTACCGCGACCTGGAGATCCCGCTCGACAAGCTGAACGTCAACGGCGGCGCCATCGCGGTCGGCCACCCCTTCGGCATGACCGGCGCCCGCATCACCGGCACGCTCATCAACTCCCTCCAGTTCCACGACAAGCAGTTCGGCCTGGAGACGATGTGCGTGG